Within the Novosphingobium pentaromativorans US6-1 genome, the region GTCCGCAGCCTTGCCTGTTTGTGACAAAGTGTTTCGCACCTGCAGCATGGATATGCGGCGGGCGGGTTTCTGGCCGGTCGATGGTCTGGGGTCTGCAGGAAAGAAGCGGGCGGGCACCCGTGCGCGTGCCCGCCCGCAGATGGCGGCCGGACGTGGAGGTGTCCGGCCGCTCAAGGTCAGTTGTGTCAGGTTGCCAGCGGCAAAGGCTTCAGGATCGAGGCCGGTCCGGTCACCCTGTCCTGATGGCCGCGCTGGCGCCGGCGGGAGATCCACTCGCTGAGCGTTTCCGCCGTCGTGTGGTCCATGGCGCGCACCCGATCGAGATCGAGGTGGACGGGCCGGTCGGCGGGCTGGCGCTCCAGCACCGCATTGAGCCGCGTCAGGCCGAGGAAGGTGGCCGCGCCGTGCAGTTCGAGACGCGGTCCGGCCTCGTCCTCGTGTTCCTGGACCTTGAGGCCGAGGTCACGGCCGTGGGGCAGGAGTTCGACCAGCGACAGGCCGAGGCCGACAAGCACGCCGGTCAGGAGGTCGGTGGTCACCACCAGGATGAAGGTCACTGCCCAGATCGCAGCCGGCAGGTAGCCGTGGGCCTTGAGCAGGTGCTGGACATGCTTCAGGCTGACGAGGCGCCAACCGGTGACGACGAGCACGCCGCCCAGGGCAGCCATCGGCACTTCGCGCAGCAGCCAGGGCAGCAACGCGACGAAGCCGAGGATCCAGGTACCGTGCAGGATCGTCGACAGGCGGGTCTTGGCGCCGGCCTGCACATTGGCAGAGCTGCGCACGATCACACCGGTCATCGGCAGCGCGCCGACCATGCCGCACAGGAAGTTGCCGATGCCCTGCGCCCGCAACTCCTTGTTGTACTCGGTACGCACGCCGTCGTGCATGCGGTCGACCGCAGCGGCCGAGAGCAGCGTTTCGGCACTGGCGATGAAAGCGATGGCCACGGCGGCAATGATCAGGCTCGGATTGGCAAGCGGGGCGAACCAGTCAGCGCTGGTGGGCAGCGCGAAGGCCGAACCGATCGAAGCGGGTACCTCGATCCGTGCGACGCCCAGGCCCAGCATCCATGCCACGGCAGTGGCAGCGACCACGCCGAGCAGGGCGCCCGGGACGAGAGCCATCGACTTGGGGCGCAGCTTTTCCCAACCCAGCATGATGACGATGGTCAGCAGGCCAAGGCCCAGCGCCAGTTCGGTGGCGGACACGCTGGAGAGATCGAGACCCAGAACCCGGGCGGGCATCATCGCGATGTTCTCCAGCCCGCTCGACATCGGCTTGGCGTCGAACAGGATGTGGAACTGGCCGATCACGATCAGCGCGCCGATACCGGCGAGCATGCCGTGGACGACGGCCGGGCTGATGGCGCGGAACAGGCCGCCCATCTTGAGCGCGCCGGCTACCAGCTGGATCACACCGGCCAGCAGCAGGACCGGGCCGAGCGCTTCGAGGCCGTTTTCGCGGACGAACTCGAAGACGATGACGGCAAGGCCTGCGGCTGGGCCGCTGACCTGCAGCGGCGAACCGGCGAACAGGCCCACGATGATGCCGCCGATAATACCGGTGACGAGGCCCTTTTCAGGCGGCACGCCCGAAGCGATGGCAATGCCCATGCACAGCGGCATGGCGACCAGGAAGACCACGATCGAGGCCGTGAAGTCGCGCGCGAAGAAGGCGAAAGGCCCACTGCGCGTTTCGGCGGCAGCGCTGCTCATTCCGCGGCCTCGGCCAATTCGGTGGCGATGCGGGTGCGAGCCTTGAGCGCGACCGGCAGTTCGCGATCCTCGCGCAGGGCCACGAATTCGCCGGTATCGCCGTCGAGTCCGAGGACCTGGCCGGCGTGGATGTCGACGAACCAGCCATGCAGCGACATTTCGCCGCGGGCAATGGCCGCCGCGACCGAGGGGTGGGTGCGCAAGTGGGCGATCTGCGCGATCACGTTCTCAAGGCTGATGGC harbors:
- a CDS encoding SulP family inorganic anion transporter; protein product: MSSAAAETRSGPFAFFARDFTASIVVFLVAMPLCMGIAIASGVPPEKGLVTGIIGGIIVGLFAGSPLQVSGPAAGLAVIVFEFVRENGLEALGPVLLLAGVIQLVAGALKMGGLFRAISPAVVHGMLAGIGALIVIGQFHILFDAKPMSSGLENIAMMPARVLGLDLSSVSATELALGLGLLTIVIMLGWEKLRPKSMALVPGALLGVVAATAVAWMLGLGVARIEVPASIGSAFALPTSADWFAPLANPSLIIAAVAIAFIASAETLLSAAAVDRMHDGVRTEYNKELRAQGIGNFLCGMVGALPMTGVIVRSSANVQAGAKTRLSTILHGTWILGFVALLPWLLREVPMAALGGVLVVTGWRLVSLKHVQHLLKAHGYLPAAIWAVTFILVVTTDLLTGVLVGLGLSLVELLPHGRDLGLKVQEHEDEAGPRLELHGAATFLGLTRLNAVLERQPADRPVHLDLDRVRAMDHTTAETLSEWISRRRQRGHQDRVTGPASILKPLPLAT